The following proteins come from a genomic window of Melospiza georgiana isolate bMelGeo1 chromosome 3, bMelGeo1.pri, whole genome shotgun sequence:
- the TTC32 gene encoding tetratricopeptide repeat protein 32, protein MAGEAAALLAAARAELRARRLSAAEELFSRFIARSPAGASSDLATALNDRGQVRYLRVEFAAAVRDFTAAIECQPGFEVPYYNRGLVRYRLGDFDEAMKDFRKVLELNPQFEDAALSLKQAMLDKEEKEKRGY, encoded by the exons ATggcgggggaggcggcggcgctgctggcggcggcgcgggcggaGCTGCGGGCGCGGCGGCTCTCGGCGGCCGAGGAGCTCTTCAGCCGCTTCATcgcccgcagccccgcggg TGCCAGCAGCGACCTCGCCACGGCGCTCAACGACCGCGGGCAGGTGCGGTACCTGCGAGTGGAGTTCGCCGCCGCCGTGCGGGACTTCACGGCCGCCATCGAGTGCCAGCCCGGCTTCGAGGTGCCCTACTACAACCGCGGGCTGGTGCGCTACCGGCTGG GAGACTTTGATGAGGCCATGAAAGATTTCAGGAAAGTATTAGAGTTAAACCCCCAATTTGAAGATGCTGCATTGAGTCTAAAACAGGCTATGCttgataaagaagaaaaagagaagcgGGGTTATTGA